In one Bacillus thuringiensis genomic region, the following are encoded:
- a CDS encoding alpha/beta hydrolase: MKKISIITIVVLVLLVIVYMLVGNYFYNYALNAKQEKEFLQDNPHLVETVSASGDVLAANEEKNANFVSKYKPNTLTIHSFDKLNLKGYEYMNEPSSHKWAIVVHGYNGRASEMTKYIRNFYEQGYNVIAPDLRGHGNSEGDYVGMGWHDRKDVLIWIQQILKKDPNAEIALFGVSMGGATVMMTSGEDLPSNVKVIIEDCGYSTVIDEFTYQLKDLFHLPKFPVMNAANTVTKLRAGYDLEEASAVKQVAKSKTPMLFIHGDADTFVPFEMLDEVYNAAKVEKKKLIVSGAGHGEAEKVDSNKYWNTVWKFVGKYIPA, from the coding sequence ATGAAAAAGATAAGTATAATTACTATAGTAGTCTTAGTCCTGCTAGTAATCGTGTATATGTTAGTTGGAAATTATTTTTATAACTATGCATTAAATGCGAAACAAGAAAAGGAATTTTTGCAAGATAATCCTCATTTAGTAGAAACGGTAAGTGCATCGGGAGATGTATTGGCTGCAAATGAAGAAAAGAATGCAAACTTCGTATCGAAGTATAAACCTAACACATTAACTATACATTCTTTCGATAAATTAAATTTAAAAGGTTATGAATATATGAATGAACCATCTAGTCATAAATGGGCAATTGTAGTTCATGGATACAATGGTAGAGCATCAGAAATGACGAAATATATTCGTAATTTCTATGAACAAGGCTATAATGTCATAGCACCAGACCTTCGTGGGCACGGAAATAGTGAAGGGGATTATGTTGGTATGGGCTGGCATGATCGTAAAGATGTGTTAATTTGGATTCAACAAATCTTAAAGAAAGACCCTAATGCTGAAATAGCTCTATTTGGTGTTTCGATGGGCGGGGCAACTGTAATGATGACTTCAGGAGAAGATTTACCTTCTAATGTTAAAGTTATTATTGAAGATTGTGGATACTCAACTGTTATTGATGAATTTACTTATCAACTAAAAGATTTATTCCACTTACCGAAGTTTCCTGTTATGAATGCGGCAAATACGGTTACTAAATTAAGAGCTGGCTACGATTTAGAAGAAGCTTCAGCTGTAAAACAAGTAGCGAAAAGTAAAACACCTATGTTATTCATTCATGGGGATGCTGATACATTCGTTCCTTTTGAAATGTTAGATGAAGTATATAATGCTGCAAAAGTAGAAAAAAAGAAATTAATTGTTTCAGGTGCTGGACATGGAGAAGCGGAGAAAGTAGATTCGAATAAATATTGGAATACTGTATGGAAGTTCGTAGGGAAGTATATTCCGGCATAA
- a CDS encoding DsbA family oxidoreductase, whose amino-acid sequence MKIEVWSDFVCPFCYIGKRRLEMALEQFPHKKDVEVEFKSFELDQNAPIYSGTSINEVLASKYGISIEEAKRNNVQLGNHAASMGLSFNFDEMKLTNTFDAHRLAKFAKDQGKEKEITENLLFAYFTESRNLSDVDTLATIAEVSGLDKQEALNVINDKNAYANDVRIDEAIAQQYQISGVPYFIINQKYAISGAQPLETFVGALQQVWEEENPAPKLQELSSEGGSDLSCTDGSCSVPSKEQ is encoded by the coding sequence ATGAAAATTGAAGTATGGTCGGATTTTGTATGCCCATTTTGCTATATTGGGAAACGTAGATTAGAGATGGCTTTAGAGCAATTTCCGCATAAGAAGGATGTTGAAGTTGAGTTTAAAAGTTTTGAATTAGACCAAAATGCTCCAATCTATTCTGGAACAAGTATTAATGAAGTACTTGCATCAAAGTATGGAATTAGTATTGAAGAAGCTAAGCGTAATAACGTACAGCTAGGAAATCATGCAGCTAGTATGGGTTTAAGTTTTAATTTTGATGAGATGAAGCTGACGAACACGTTTGATGCGCATCGTCTTGCGAAGTTTGCAAAGGATCAAGGAAAAGAAAAAGAGATTACGGAAAATCTACTTTTCGCATACTTCACTGAATCGAGAAATTTAAGTGATGTGGATACACTTGCTACTATCGCTGAAGTTTCAGGTTTAGATAAGCAAGAGGCTTTAAATGTTATTAATGATAAAAATGCGTATGCAAATGATGTTAGAATTGATGAAGCGATTGCTCAGCAATATCAAATTTCGGGAGTACCTTATTTTATTATTAATCAAAAGTATGCTATTTCAGGTGCACAACCACTTGAAACTTTTGTTGGTGCACTTCAGCAAGTGTGGGAAGAAGAGAATCCTGCACCTAAGTTACAAGAACTTTCTTCAGAGGGTGGAAGCGATCTTTCTTGTACTGATGGAAGTTGTTCGGTGCCGTCGAAAGAGCAATAG